Proteins co-encoded in one Micrococcales bacterium genomic window:
- a CDS encoding NIL domain-containing protein, giving the protein MAEHLLLTFPETRATEPVIYRIVTDFDVIPNIRRAAIENHLGWMVVELDGDAESIRRAKQYLAGQGIGVERAEGDIVEG; this is encoded by the coding sequence ATGGCCGAACACCTCCTGCTGACCTTCCCCGAGACCCGGGCCACCGAGCCGGTGATCTACCGGATCGTGACCGACTTCGACGTCATCCCCAACATCCGCCGCGCGGCGATCGAGAACCACCTCGGGTGGATGGTCGTGGAACTCGACGGTGACGCTGAGAGCATCCGCCGGGCCAAGCAGTATCTGGCCGGCCAGGGCATCGGGGTCGAGCGCGCCGAGGGCGACATCGTCGAGGGCTGA